From a single Pseudomonadota bacterium genomic region:
- a CDS encoding UPF0158 family protein translates to MEVAVSLKDIVDEMDVLSDEFSAFLNKKTGELVTLNSEDLSVAEDDDDIDGYPEWQQEMIIKAREVVSSDEYLPLPSKFDIHEYNIIENFCYSVKDDKIRKDLLYKIKGGGAFHRFKDAIHVHGIEEERYRFRQEELEKVAIDWLEANQISYTKDEG, encoded by the coding sequence ATGGAAGTGGCTGTTTCGCTTAAAGACATCGTCGATGAAATGGACGTTCTAAGTGATGAGTTTTCTGCATTCCTCAATAAAAAGACCGGAGAACTGGTCACTTTGAATAGTGAAGATCTCTCAGTAGCAGAAGATGATGATGACATTGACGGGTATCCTGAATGGCAGCAGGAAATGATCATTAAAGCAAGAGAAGTAGTCAGTTCTGATGAGTATCTTCCGCTTCCAAGCAAATTTGATATTCATGAGTACAATATCATAGAAAATTTTTGCTATTCGGTAAAGGATGACAAAATCAGGAAGGATCTCTTGTATAAAATCAAAGGTGGCGGTGCTTTCCATCGTTTCAAGGATGCTATTCATGTACATGGCATTGAAGAAGAACGGTATCGTTTTCGACAAGAAGAGCTTGAAAAGGTTGCAATAGATTGGCTTGAAGCAAACCAGATATCGTATACAAAAGATGAGGGTTAA
- a CDS encoding TfoX/Sxy family protein, protein MASDKSFIEFIVDQMGNAGFISHKKMFGEYAIYCDGKVVALVCDNQLFIKPTEGGRTYMGNIVEAAPYPGAKLYFLIEDAFEDREWISGLIKITAQELPVPKQKRSKTRGASK, encoded by the coding sequence ATGGCATCTGACAAAAGTTTTATTGAATTTATCGTAGACCAGATGGGGAATGCTGGATTTATTTCTCACAAGAAAATGTTCGGCGAGTATGCAATATATTGTGACGGTAAAGTCGTGGCGCTCGTTTGTGATAATCAGCTTTTTATAAAACCAACCGAAGGTGGCAGAACATATATGGGGAATATTGTTGAAGCTGCACCATATCCCGGAGCTAAGTTGTATTTTCTAATAGAAGATGCATTTGAAGATCGGGAATGGATCAGTGGTTTAATCAAGATAACGGCACAAGAACTTCCTGTTCCCAAACAAAAACGAAGCAAAACAAGAGGAGCAAGTAAGTAA
- a CDS encoding AAA family ATPase, which produces MTVTRTGPQRKQEITAVVKNVTYKNTDNGYMVLKTGTGITLCGVYYDAGVDLKGVQVKASGEWQKHKAYGMQFIFDELIILENELFYFLTKVVKGLGRNLAASLIDSMGEEKLEHILDTDPDQLLKIKGIKEKKLKKIVGNWQRYRDLKELSKFLIPLGATHTFVQKVYREFEQDRNIIQNIKNNPYILTQIKGVGFKTADKIGRTMGVEPTDHNRIESCIEYVLFEYTDSNGNSCIAEPLLLNLANEELVSGEDDFKIEPELFKGILKTMAENEKIEFLKDGKLTSSFLFNAESRIYKAMAERSEWASPPIVSDIEAYIKKKEEDMGIQFSKEQQDALRIINKGHKVFVLCGYAGTGKSTIARALLDLFRTRYSPDKIMCCAVSGIASDRIRKTSGYQAQTIYSLIYKHKGEGKEFPYEVLLVDEASMVNTELLYKLILRLKSTSTLIMVGDPAQLPPIGAGEPFSDIIERNIAPSVSLTRIYRQSEDKVIAVFANEIREAIIPEDYQSGQYSDFDFVDFSIPNYFSIRAKVKKNEMPESEFREMKENNTVKIFDAIMGISESYKPLLAEALRQKNFAGFLTTFQIITPMKGGALGTENLNDELQKLLNRFAFHESKSIDLGKTRLALSDKVVHIQNTNIDCISIADYRKPDRQQYFYKERIYNGMIGIIISVDKEEELLHVFYPADKTIVEYSFDEARDFLRLGYALTIHKVQGSEFKHVLLPITFSHFIMLNSKLLYTAITRARERIILVGEDYAFRAACRKKEATVRDTVLKLLEEKDLKVGDRDSLFEGKQEEAGHHFL; this is translated from the coding sequence ATGACCGTAACCAGGACCGGACCCCAGAGGAAACAAGAAATTACCGCAGTAGTAAAAAATGTAACCTACAAAAATACAGACAACGGGTATATGGTCCTTAAAACAGGAACGGGGATCACATTGTGCGGTGTCTATTATGATGCCGGTGTCGACCTTAAAGGAGTTCAGGTAAAGGCCTCAGGTGAATGGCAGAAACACAAGGCATACGGCATGCAGTTTATTTTTGACGAGCTGATTATCCTCGAAAATGAACTCTTCTATTTTCTCACAAAAGTTGTGAAGGGCCTGGGCAGGAATCTGGCTGCATCCCTTATCGATTCCATGGGCGAGGAAAAGCTTGAGCATATCCTCGACACTGATCCCGACCAGCTCCTTAAGATAAAGGGCATAAAAGAGAAGAAGCTCAAGAAGATTGTCGGCAACTGGCAGCGGTACAGAGATCTCAAAGAATTGTCCAAATTCCTTATCCCTCTGGGCGCCACGCATACCTTCGTACAGAAGGTATACCGTGAGTTTGAGCAGGACCGGAACATAATCCAGAACATTAAGAATAACCCTTATATACTCACCCAGATAAAAGGCGTGGGGTTTAAAACTGCGGATAAGATAGGAAGGACCATGGGCGTAGAGCCTACAGACCATAACCGGATAGAGTCGTGTATCGAGTATGTCCTTTTTGAGTACACTGACAGCAATGGAAATAGCTGTATTGCCGAACCTCTGCTTCTAAATCTTGCCAACGAGGAACTTGTGTCCGGTGAAGATGATTTCAAGATTGAACCCGAGCTTTTTAAAGGCATTCTAAAAACCATGGCGGAAAATGAGAAGATAGAATTCCTTAAAGACGGGAAGCTCACCTCTTCATTTTTATTCAATGCAGAGTCGCGTATCTATAAAGCCATGGCTGAACGAAGCGAATGGGCTTCCCCTCCCATTGTCTCCGACATCGAGGCTTACATCAAGAAGAAAGAAGAGGATATGGGCATTCAATTCAGCAAGGAGCAGCAGGATGCGTTGCGGATTATCAATAAAGGTCATAAGGTATTTGTGCTTTGCGGGTATGCAGGCACCGGCAAGAGCACCATAGCGAGAGCCTTACTGGATCTATTCAGGACAAGGTATTCTCCAGATAAGATCATGTGCTGTGCGGTGTCCGGTATTGCTTCCGACCGGATACGAAAGACTTCTGGATACCAGGCACAGACCATCTACAGCCTTATTTACAAACATAAGGGTGAGGGGAAAGAGTTCCCCTACGAAGTGCTCCTTGTAGATGAGGCTTCTATGGTAAATACGGAGCTTCTCTATAAGCTGATTTTAAGGCTGAAAAGCACAAGCACTCTTATCATGGTAGGAGATCCTGCACAGCTTCCCCCTATAGGAGCCGGAGAACCCTTCAGTGATATCATTGAACGGAACATTGCCCCATCTGTAAGTCTTACCAGAATATACCGTCAGAGCGAGGATAAAGTAATAGCAGTCTTTGCAAATGAAATACGCGAGGCCATTATACCCGAGGACTATCAATCAGGCCAGTATTCTGATTTTGATTTTGTGGACTTTTCCATCCCGAATTATTTTTCTATAAGGGCAAAGGTCAAAAAGAACGAGATGCCGGAAAGTGAGTTCAGAGAAATGAAGGAGAATAATACTGTAAAGATTTTTGATGCTATTATGGGCATCTCGGAGTCCTATAAGCCCCTTCTCGCTGAAGCCCTGAGACAGAAGAACTTTGCAGGGTTTTTGACCACTTTCCAGATAATTACCCCCATGAAAGGCGGGGCGCTCGGCACCGAAAATCTCAATGATGAACTCCAGAAGTTACTTAACCGGTTTGCCTTTCATGAGAGCAAGTCCATAGATTTAGGCAAAACCAGGCTGGCATTAAGTGATAAGGTGGTCCATATCCAAAATACCAATATCGACTGCATCTCCATTGCTGATTACAGGAAACCGGACCGGCAGCAGTATTTTTATAAAGAACGCATATATAACGGGATGATCGGCATAATAATCTCGGTAGACAAAGAGGAAGAATTACTGCATGTGTTCTATCCCGCAGACAAAACAATAGTCGAGTACTCCTTTGATGAGGCGAGAGATTTTTTACGCCTGGGATATGCGCTGACCATCCATAAAGTACAGGGAAGTGAATTTAAGCATGTGTTGCTTCCCATAACGTTTTCCCACTTTATAATGCTTAATTCCAAGCTTTTATATACCGCCATAACACGTGCCCGGGAGAGGATCATACTGGTGGGTGAAGACTATGCGTTTAGAGCTGCCTGCCGAAAGAAAGAAGCAACCGTGAGGGATACTGTCCTTAAGTTACTCGAAGAGAAGGATCTTAAGGTCGGGGATCGTGATTCTCTGTTCGAGGGAAAGCAGGAGGAAGCTGGTCATCACTTTTTGTAA
- a CDS encoding helix-turn-helix domain-containing protein — MDTKEKIVLDAMKKEGKPMRPGDIAKKSEIDKDEVSKIIDKLKKEGKVASPKRCFYEPVQ, encoded by the coding sequence ATGGATACAAAAGAAAAGATTGTTCTGGATGCAATGAAAAAGGAAGGAAAACCTATGAGGCCCGGAGATATTGCCAAGAAATCAGAGATCGACAAAGATGAAGTCTCCAAGATCATCGATAAGCTGAAAAAGGAAGGGAAAGTAGCCTCTCCGAAGCGGTGTTTCTATGAGCCGGTGCAGTAA
- a CDS encoding DNA-binding transcriptional regulator, translating into MKKKYRTDALAAAHETAAGLHRIGLVDAKTMRDFDASCLTPVEELSPEEIVQLRKKAGVSQAVFASYLNVTVGLISQWERGEKHPRGPSLKLLSLVQKKGLDAVG; encoded by the coding sequence ATGAAAAAGAAGTATCGAACTGATGCACTGGCAGCAGCACACGAAACGGCGGCAGGGCTCCATAGAATCGGATTGGTAGATGCAAAGACGATGCGTGACTTCGACGCTTCATGCCTAACACCCGTAGAAGAACTTTCCCCTGAAGAAATTGTCCAATTGAGAAAAAAAGCCGGTGTTAGTCAGGCAGTTTTTGCAAGTTATCTTAACGTAACTGTCGGTCTGATAAGCCAATGGGAAAGAGGCGAAAAACACCCACGGGGACCTTCCCTTAAATTGCTGTCACTTGTGCAGAAAAAAGGCCTGGACGCTGTTGGATAA
- a CDS encoding type II toxin-antitoxin system RelE/ParE family toxin encodes MQIFKTKWFARFARKEHINDEMLMNAIREIERGLADGELGAELIKKRIARIGEGKRGGYRTIIAYRVESLSVFLYGFPKNAKSNLSPVELDVYHRLAHIYLGFSNEDFTKAQQDGEVEEVHP; translated from the coding sequence GTGCAGATATTCAAAACCAAGTGGTTTGCACGCTTTGCCCGGAAAGAGCATATTAATGACGAGATGTTAATGAATGCGATACGTGAAATCGAGCGAGGATTGGCCGATGGAGAGTTAGGGGCAGAACTCATCAAGAAGCGTATTGCCCGTATTGGCGAGGGCAAGAGAGGTGGTTACAGGACAATTATTGCGTATCGTGTCGAGTCTCTATCGGTCTTCTTATATGGATTTCCCAAAAATGCAAAGTCTAATCTGAGTCCGGTAGAACTGGACGTCTATCATAGATTGGCACATATTTATTTAGGTTTCAGCAATGAGGATTTTACCAAAGCGCAGCAAGACGGCGAAGTAGAGGAGGTACACCCATGA
- a CDS encoding class I SAM-dependent methyltransferase yields the protein MNGQGEEKEVLNGQQSHWKKVYTENADMFGKEPSCPARRAAELFGKGNVKRILELGSGQGRDTLFFARHGFKVYALDYSEEGLDAMQKKADAIGASGSLTTIYHDVRQRLPFDDDFFDGCYSHMLYCMALTTPELEFLSQEVRRILKPGALNIYTVRHTADPHYRTGIDRGDNMWEIGGGFVVHFFSREKVVHLAKDYEIIGVEEFEETDLPKKLFLITLKKN from the coding sequence ATGAACGGTCAGGGTGAAGAAAAAGAAGTATTGAACGGTCAGCAGAGTCATTGGAAAAAGGTGTACACCGAGAATGCCGATATGTTTGGTAAGGAGCCGAGTTGTCCTGCCCGCAGGGCCGCCGAGCTTTTCGGGAAGGGGAACGTGAAAAGGATTCTGGAACTTGGAAGCGGCCAGGGACGGGACACCCTATTTTTTGCCCGGCACGGTTTTAAGGTTTACGCACTCGACTATAGTGAGGAAGGTCTGGATGCAATGCAGAAAAAGGCTGATGCAATCGGAGCCTCTGGTTCTCTGACGACTATTTACCACGATGTGCGCCAACGCCTCCCCTTCGACGATGATTTTTTTGACGGGTGTTACTCGCATATGCTCTACTGCATGGCTCTGACAACCCCCGAGCTTGAGTTTCTGTCACAGGAAGTACGTCGCATCCTCAAACCAGGCGCCCTCAACATTTACACCGTTCGCCATACAGCAGACCCCCATTACCGGACAGGTATAGATCGCGGGGACAACATGTGGGAAATAGGAGGCGGGTTTGTCGTCCACTTCTTCAGCAGGGAGAAGGTAGTTCATCTTGCAAAAGACTACGAGATCATAGGGGTGGAGGAGTTCGAGGAAACCGATCTTCCGAAGAAACTCTTTCTCATTACGCTCAAGAAAAACTAA